Genomic window (Thermococcus sp. 21S7):
CCCTGACCCAGCCGAGGAAGAGTTCGGCGCTTTCCACGTCCATCTTGTCCTCCATTATCTCACGGTAAACCTCCTTGAGCAGTGGAAAGTCCGGATGATTCTCCTTGAGCACTTTGAGGAGTGCAACGGCCATGACCTGCTGTCTGCCGAGGCGCTTGCTTCTGCCTACATACCTTCTCAGTATTAAAAGCCCCCTGTTCGCAACGTGCCTGAAGCGCCTCTTGAGGAGCTCCGTGTTGTCGAGGGCCTTCTTAAGAACCTCGCGGAGCTCTTCGATTTCAAAGAGCGCCCTTATCTCCTCCTCGCTCAACCTCTTCTCGGGCGGAAGGAGCAGGGCGAAGCCGTTGTCGTTTATCGCTATCCCGACGTTGCAGTTCTTCCGCTTGCTCACGAGGTAGGCGAAGGCCCTACTTAAGGCGTCGTTCGCGCGCCTTCCGATGAGGGTGTGGAAGAAGTAGCGGTTGCGCTTCTCCCCGAGGACTTCCTCGACGAGAACCGTCTCGTCGTCCGGAACCGTTGAATACTTCGCCTGCTCGCGGAAATAAGTCAAAATCGCCTTAGCGGCCCTCTCGTCTATGCCGTACTTTCTCATGAGCAGGCTCTTGGCGCGGTGGTTGCCCATTAAGCTGGCAACCTCTCTCCTAAAGCGCTGCAAGTCGAGGGCAAGGTCGAAGCTGAGCGGAAGCATCTCCGAAAACCATGCTGGAATGGTCGGCTTCGCCCCCTCGCGGGGGATTACGTAAATTTTATTGCCCCTGCTCTTAACGAATTCGTAGGTTCTGCCCGCCAAGACGAAGATGTCGCCGGGCATCAGCCTTTCGGCGAACTCTTCCTCAACCGTTCCAATCATCTGCTTGTCCATGGTGTAAACCCTTATCTTTGCCTCGTCAGGTATCGTGCCGGTATTCATGTAGTAGATGGCTCTCGTCATCTTGCCGCGCTTTCCGAACTTCCCGTCCTCCAGCCATATCTTGGCGTAAACCTTCCTCTCCTCCAGCCCAGCGTACTCCCCGGCGAGATAGCGGAGAACGCTCATGAAGTCTTCAAAGGACAGGTCACGGTACGGATAAGCGCGCCTCACGAGCCTGTATGCGTCTTCAACATTCCACACCTGATTGAGAGCCATCCCGAGGAGATGCTGGACGAGAACATCGAGGGGATTCTTGGGAATCCTTATCCTGTCGAGCCTTCTGTTCCTCGCGTTGTGAGCTAAGACCGTAACCTCGATCAGGTCGTCGCGGTCAAGGGCGAGGATTACCCCCTTGCTGATGTCGTGAAGTCTGTGGCCGGCGCGCCCTATACGCTGCAGAGCCCTGTTGACGCTCTTTGGCGAACCGATAAGAATTACAAGGTCAATTGTACCGATGTCAATTCCAAGCTCAAGGCTGGTTGAGCTGTTTTTCGAGACAAAGCCATTAACGGTGTAGTTTCCGGTTTCAGAGTTCAAGATGCCGTATGCCTCGGAGATGAAGACTGATTCGACAGATTCAACCCTGTCGAAGAAAACGTCCCCTTCAGCGAGTTTTCGAAGCTCCTCAATCTCGGGAATGACACTGTCCACGTCCTTCTCTCTGGCCACCTTCCCGTAAAAATCGAGCAGTTTCACTAGGTTTCTCCTGCTGATTTCACGGGTTCCGAGTTCGACTTTCATGGGATTGTAGACTCCCATCTTTTGAAGTCTGTAAGAGCTGATGCCAAGCGCTTCCCTTATCCTCCTCAGACGATTGCCAGCTCCAGGAATTACATCTGAATTTGAGTATCCACCGTCGGTGAGCTCCTTTATTTTCTCAAGTTTGGGACGCCAGGGCTTTATTAGCTCCCCAAATTCCCTGAGATATTCACCCCCCAAGACGGCAACGGTGTAGGATGTACCCTTTTTTCTTATCTCCCTCCCCCTGAAGAACTGCCGTTCATTGTGGTGCCTCCTCCTGATGGACGCAACGATTCCGAGCTGGAGCAAGAGATTGCGCATCCCTTCGGCGAACTCGGAGTTGAACGTAACGAAGCCCGCCGAATACACACGCCGGCCCTCTTTTATCTCAAGGTATCCGTCACCATCGAAGTAGCCGGAGAGAAACTGAATCTTGTGCTCCCTTGGAAGGCGGTAGAGTATTTCCGGAAATCTGCCATTGGTGGATTTCTTACCATCTTCCCCCACGAGTTCCTTGAAGATGTGAAGAAGCACGTTAAATGAGAGCTCAAGGGAGTACGTGCTCTCGTTTTGCTTTCTTATGCTCCCCTCGATTCCAAACTCCTCCTTGACGAGCTCTGCATAACGCTTAAGCATCTTCAAATCGCTGGAGAACAGTGTTATTGTGCCACCCTTCCACGAACCGTCAGCAAGCCAAAAACCTAGCAATCTGGCCAGTCCCGGTGTGAACTTCTTGGGCAGTTCGTAGCTGTTCTTGTCTGAGGTTATTTTCTCCACATCGTTTTCTTCAATGGTCATGCCGACTTCGCTGAGAATCAGCTTTAATTTACTCCAGCCAAAGGGGTATTCTCCCCTAAGTTGCTTTGATAGGTGACTCTCACTCATGTTCAGTCTTCTTGTGAATTCTTTAATCGAGCCAAATTTAGCCCGAATGTTCTTCTTTAACTCCCTTAGAAATTCGATCCGTAGATGTAGATAAGCGGAGTCTGGAAGGATTTCAAAAATGGACACTTCTTCATCGGGACTTGGTAACCTGCGCAGAACCCCAACGTAGTCTCCGGGTTTTAGCTTCTCCGCCTCAATCCAAGTGAGCTTTCCGTCCTTTATCGTCAGAAACTTATGTTCCCGTGTGGCTTCAACTTCAAATCCCAGCCTTGTCCTGAGCTTGACCCCCGTTGAGTTGTATTTAATCCGATGGGTTCCCTCGAATCTTACCAATCTCCCTTTAGAGTCCTCAATCCCAACGATCCTCTCGCCGTCCCCAACGCTGTCTATTCTCATGATTCCTTTCGAGGTGAAGAGTTTAGAATGGCCCGGGACGCACACAACCGCCTTAAGCTCTCCCCTCTTGAGCTTCTCCTCGACGTCCAGCCGAACCTCCCTCGAAAGGCTTGAGTGATGTGCCTCTATCAGCCCTTCGAACTCCGGATACCGCTTTTTCAGATTGTAGGCGACCCTCTCAGCCCCGCTCCTCGTGTTTGTGAATATGAGCGTTGTCCTGTGCTCCCTGATGAGCTCCGCTAAGCGGCTGTACAGGGCATTGCTGAGCGTCCCGGCGTCCGTATAAACGAGGTCGTCAACCACGCTCTCGACCCATATCTTCGTCTCTTTGGCGAAGCTGACGTCAACTATCAGGCCAGGCCTCGGCTTCCCATCGTCGTCAAAACCGAAGACGAACTTCGCGACCTCGTCCAAGGGGTGTATCGTCGCGCTCAGGCCTATCCTCACAAACTCTTTCTCCGACCAGCTGGCGAGCCTCTCGACGCTGAGCGCGAGGTGGGTTCCCCTCTTGTTCTCCGCCAACGAGTGAACCTCGTCTATGATGAGGTATTTGACCGTCTTGAGCCTCTCGCGGAACTTGGGGGCGTTCAGGGCTATGGCGAGGCTCTCGGGGGTTGTGATAAGTATATGCGGCGGCTTTTTCACCATCTTGCTCTTCTCGTAGCTCGATGTGTCGCTCGTCCTTATGCCCACCCTTATGTCCGGAATCTCATAGCCAAGCTCCTTTGCCACCTCGTTTATCTCGGCCAGAGGCCCCTCAAGGTTCCTCTTGATGTCGTTGTTGAGCGCCCTCAGGGGGGAGACGTAGAGCACGTAGATTTTATCCTCAAGCTTTCCGGCCTTGGCCAAAAGTATCAGCTCGTTTATGGCCGCGAGAAACGCCGAGAGCGTCTTTCCAGAACCTGTTGGAGAGGATATGAGCACGTTCTCACCCCTGTGGATTTCAACAACCGCGTAGCGCTGGGGAGGGGTGAAGGTTCCAAACTTCCTCCTAAACCACTCCCTAACCGGCTCGGTGAGTATCTCGAATATCTCCTCATCCGTGTATTCCCTCTCGGCGTAGCGTATCCTTTCCTCGCTCATCGAAGGTTGGTTCGGTTTTGGATTTTTAAGCTATTCGGTTATCTTAACAAACTTTTTAAGTGTCAATTGAGAACTAAAATCGGTGGGAACATGGAATTCCTGAGGCGCGTCATAGATGAGTTCAACAGACTCCACGGAAGCGAGGCCCAAGCGAGGATACTGCGAGTTGAGGGAGACGGGGCCGTCATCGAGTTCTCGGGCTCATTCTGTGCCACGTGCGGGCTCTACGACTACTTCGACGATATCAAGTGGGAAGCCCTGGACTTCGGTCTCGAAATCGAGCCCGTGGAGGTTTTGGAGGCCGAGGAAGACGAGTTCGAGCACGGCAGGTACGTGGTGAGGTACAGATTGGGAAATCCCTCTCCTTAGAACTCCCGGATAAAGATTAAAAGCTCCCCACCGGAATTCCCAACATGAACCCGCTCCTCCTCGGTCTCGTCGTCATCCTCCTCTGGGACGGCTACTTTTTCTTCAATTACATAATTAGTCTTTTCCGTGATTACAGAATTCGGGAATGGAAGCCCAGAGTCTCCATTATAATCCCCGCCTACAACGAGGGAAGGAGGGTTCTTAACGCCATCGAATCCGCCCTTGCCCAGGAGTACCCCGACTTTGAGGTCATAGTGGTCGATGACGGGAGCGAGGATGACACCTTTGAGGCCGCTTCATCTGTCAAAAACGCCAAGTTGAAGGTTTACAGGGTGGAGCACGGCGGAAAGGCGAAGGCTTTGAACTTCGGCCTCTCGAAGGCTTCCGGCGAGGTTGTAGTGACGACCGACGCAGACAGCCGTCTCGAACCCGATGCGGTTAAGGAGCTCGTGAGACGCTTCTACTCGGATGAAGTCCTCGGAGTCGGCGGCCAGGTCCGCGTCTCCGGAGGCTCTTTCCTTGAGATGGCGCAGGACGCGGAGCACCTCAGGATAGCCATGTTCCGCAGGGCCAAGGAGCTGGACGACCTGAGCCTCGCCCCCGGCCCGATAGCGGCCTTCCGCAGGGAGGCCCTTGAAAGAATCGGAGGCTTCGTTGAGGATATCGTCGAGGACTACGCAACCACAAAGGCCGTTAAGAAGTTTGGGAAAGTTGTTTACGCTCCCCGCGCGAGGGTATGGACGAAGATGCCCAAGAGCCTTGCCGTGCTCTGGCGCCAGAGGAAGCGCTGGTTTCTCGGCGACCTGAAAAACCTCGGGGGAGGCTTCACGAAGGATTTGGCCTTTCTGCTCCTCTCCGATGTTGTGGCGCTTTTCGATGTGATAGTTCCCCCGCTTCTCCTTCTCACCGGCCAGTTTGAATTCTTCGTCCTCTGGTGGTTCTTCGAGACCTTCACGATGCTTTTACCGACCCTCTTCGAGGGCGGAAGGCTGATAAACGCGCTCCTGTTTCCGGTTATAGTCTGGTTCTGGGCGGCCTTTTACCTCACCCTCCACATCTACGGCTATCTCTCGGTGCTCCTCGGGAAGGTATGAGGGGTACCGGGCGAAACCCTTTTAAGTGCTCACTTCCGTACTACATAGACTATATAGATTATGGTGCAACAAATAGACTATAGTGATGACGATGATAACGGCGCTCTTCATGGCGTGGGCGATAGGTGCAAACGACAGTGCAAAGGCCGTCGGAACGGCCGTTGGTTCGGGTGTACTGGGCTTCAAGAGAGCCGTGCTCCTCATAGGGATATTCACCACTCTGGGCGTTTTTCTTGGAGGTTCCGGCGTTTCCGGAACGGTCTCCGGGCTAGCCGAGGGCATGTCCGCGGGCGAGGTCGGACTCGTCCTCTTCAGCGCGGCCTCTGCCGTAACCCTCGCGAGCCTCTGGGGAAGGCCCATCTCAACGACCCAGTCCATAATAGGCGGTCTCGTCGGGGCTTCCCTCGCCCTCGGACTGCCGGTTGACTGGTGGACGGTTGGCAGAATAGCATCGGCGTGGGTTCTCTCACCCATTGTTGCCGCGCTCTTTGCGGTGGCTGTCTACAGGCTCTACAAGCCCCTGCTGAGAAGGATAAAGTGTCTGCGGAACCTTGAGCTGACCCAGAAGTGGCTCGTCTTCACCGCGGCGGCCTTTTCGGCCTTCAACCTCGGCGCCAACGAGCTCTCCAACGTCGCCGGGCTGATGGAAGGCCTCGGAATAGACGGTCCTTTTAAGCTCCTCCTGGCGCTTACCCTAACCATGGGAGCGCTGACCTTCAGCTACGACGTGATGATGACTGTTGGAAGGGACATCTCGCCCCTCGGGCCAACCTCGGCCTTTTCGAGCCAGTTCGGGGCATCTTTGGCCGTCAGCTCGGCCAACCTGATAGGCCTTCCCGTCAGCTCGGGTCAGGCCATAGTTGGGGCCATAAGCGGCCTGGGCCTCTACAAGGGCGAGCACGTGAACCTCAAACTCCTTGTGGGAATCGTGAAGGGCTGGGTAATAGCGCCGGTTTTCGCAGGTGCAATATCCTACGTTCTCATAACGTTCTTAGCTTAGGCTTTTAAACCGACCGCCGAAGGGCTTAGCGGTGTTGAGAGATGGTCGAGTTCAAGTTCGAGGTCAGGGCGAGAGATGCCGCCGGAAGGATAGGAAAGCTGACCGTTAACGGAAAAACGATAGAGACACCGGCGATAATGCCGGTCATCAACCCGAAGCAGCTGATAGTGACGCCGAGGGAACTCGAGGAGATGGGCTTTGGAATGGTGATCACCAACTCGTACATCATCTACAAGACGCCCGAGCTCAGAGAGAAGGCCCTCGATGTGGGAATCCACAGGCTCCTCAACTACGATGGCATTATCGAGGTTGACTCCGGCTCTTTCCAGCTCATGCGCTACGGCGGCGTGGACGTTACGAACAGGGAGATAATCGAGTTCCAGGAGAGGATAGGCGTTGACATCGGCACCTTCCTCGACATTCCGACACCGCCCGACGCACCGAGAGAGAAAGCAGAGGAAGACCTCAGGATAACCCTTGAAAGGGCTAGGGAAGCCGAAGAGGTCAAGAACATCGCGATGAACGCCGCCGTTCAGGGTTCAACGTACCCGGACCTGAGAACCTACGCCGCGAGGGAGCTTAGCAAGATGAACTTCGAGATTCACCCGGTAGGGGCAGTCGTCCCCCTGATGGAGAGCTACCGCTACCGGGACTTGGTAGACGTTGTAATAGCCTCAAAACTCGGTTTAAGGCCCGACAGGCCGGTTCACCTGTTCGGTGCCGGCCACCCGATGATTTTTGCTTTGGCCGTAGCGATGGGAATCGACCTCTTCGACTCGGCGAGCTACGCTCTCTACGCGAAGGATGACCGCTACCTGACGTCCGAGGGCACCAAGAGGCTTGAAGAGCTGGAATACTTCCCGTGCTCCTGCCCTGTGTGCTCCCGCTACACTCCCCAGGAGCTCCGCGAGATGCCGAAGGAAGAGAGGACGAGGCTTCTGGCTTTGCACAACCTCTGGGTAATCCGCGAGGAGCTCAACCGGGTCAAGCAGGCGATAAAGGAGGGAACCCTCTGGGAGCTCGTCGATGAGAGGGCCCGCTCCCACCCGAAGATGTTCGCCGCCTACAAGAGACTGCTGGAGTACAGGGAGTACCTTGAGAAGAACGAGCCGGTGACCAAGGCGAGTGCCTTCTTCAAGGTGAGCGAGGAAGCGATGAGCTGGCCGATCGTCCAGCGCGCTAAAGAGAGGGCCGAGCGTGTTGCTCAAAAGTTCCCGGAGAGGGTAAGCCACCCAATCTTCGGCGAGATTCCGAAGTACCTCAGCCTGAGCTACCCCTTCGCCCAGAGTGAGGGAGAGGAAGACTTCACCATAACCAAGCCCGCCGGGGGAGAAGCAAGGAGCTACATCATGGCCATAGCG
Coding sequences:
- a CDS encoding DEAD/DEAH box helicase; the protein is MSEERIRYAEREYTDEEIFEILTEPVREWFRRKFGTFTPPQRYAVVEIHRGENVLISSPTGSGKTLSAFLAAINELILLAKAGKLEDKIYVLYVSPLRALNNDIKRNLEGPLAEINEVAKELGYEIPDIRVGIRTSDTSSYEKSKMVKKPPHILITTPESLAIALNAPKFRERLKTVKYLIIDEVHSLAENKRGTHLALSVERLASWSEKEFVRIGLSATIHPLDEVAKFVFGFDDDGKPRPGLIVDVSFAKETKIWVESVVDDLVYTDAGTLSNALYSRLAELIREHRTTLIFTNTRSGAERVAYNLKKRYPEFEGLIEAHHSSLSREVRLDVEEKLKRGELKAVVCVPGHSKLFTSKGIMRIDSVGDGERIVGIEDSKGRLVRFEGTHRIKYNSTGVKLRTRLGFEVEATREHKFLTIKDGKLTWIEAEKLKPGDYVGVLRRLPSPDEEVSIFEILPDSAYLHLRIEFLRELKKNIRAKFGSIKEFTRRLNMSESHLSKQLRGEYPFGWSKLKLILSEVGMTIEENDVEKITSDKNSYELPKKFTPGLARLLGFWLADGSWKGGTITLFSSDLKMLKRYAELVKEEFGIEGSIRKQNESTYSLELSFNVLLHIFKELVGEDGKKSTNGRFPEILYRLPREHKIQFLSGYFDGDGYLEIKEGRRVYSAGFVTFNSEFAEGMRNLLLQLGIVASIRRRHHNERQFFRGREIRKKGTSYTVAVLGGEYLREFGELIKPWRPKLEKIKELTDGGYSNSDVIPGAGNRLRRIREALGISSYRLQKMGVYNPMKVELGTREISRRNLVKLLDFYGKVAREKDVDSVIPEIEELRKLAEGDVFFDRVESVESVFISEAYGILNSETGNYTVNGFVSKNSSTSLELGIDIGTIDLVILIGSPKSVNRALQRIGRAGHRLHDISKGVILALDRDDLIEVTVLAHNARNRRLDRIRIPKNPLDVLVQHLLGMALNQVWNVEDAYRLVRRAYPYRDLSFEDFMSVLRYLAGEYAGLEERKVYAKIWLEDGKFGKRGKMTRAIYYMNTGTIPDEAKIRVYTMDKQMIGTVEEEFAERLMPGDIFVLAGRTYEFVKSRGNKIYVIPREGAKPTIPAWFSEMLPLSFDLALDLQRFRREVASLMGNHRAKSLLMRKYGIDERAAKAILTYFREQAKYSTVPDDETVLVEEVLGEKRNRYFFHTLIGRRANDALSRAFAYLVSKRKNCNVGIAINDNGFALLLPPEKRLSEEEIRALFEIEELREVLKKALDNTELLKRRFRHVANRGLLILRRYVGRSKRLGRQQVMAVALLKVLKENHPDFPLLKEVYREIMEDKMDVESAELFLGWVREGRIRVVIEHNELPSPFAFNLEVIGSSDVVLMEDRREMIKQLHRKIMAMIDASG
- a CDS encoding glycosyltransferase family 2 protein — encoded protein: MNPLLLGLVVILLWDGYFFFNYIISLFRDYRIREWKPRVSIIIPAYNEGRRVLNAIESALAQEYPDFEVIVVDDGSEDDTFEAASSVKNAKLKVYRVEHGGKAKALNFGLSKASGEVVVTTDADSRLEPDAVKELVRRFYSDEVLGVGGQVRVSGGSFLEMAQDAEHLRIAMFRRAKELDDLSLAPGPIAAFRREALERIGGFVEDIVEDYATTKAVKKFGKVVYAPRARVWTKMPKSLAVLWRQRKRWFLGDLKNLGGGFTKDLAFLLLSDVVALFDVIVPPLLLLTGQFEFFVLWWFFETFTMLLPTLFEGGRLINALLFPVIVWFWAAFYLTLHIYGYLSVLLGKV
- a CDS encoding inorganic phosphate transporter — encoded protein: MITALFMAWAIGANDSAKAVGTAVGSGVLGFKRAVLLIGIFTTLGVFLGGSGVSGTVSGLAEGMSAGEVGLVLFSAASAVTLASLWGRPISTTQSIIGGLVGASLALGLPVDWWTVGRIASAWVLSPIVAALFAVAVYRLYKPLLRRIKCLRNLELTQKWLVFTAAAFSAFNLGANELSNVAGLMEGLGIDGPFKLLLALTLTMGALTFSYDVMMTVGRDISPLGPTSAFSSQFGASLAVSSANLIGLPVSSGQAIVGAISGLGLYKGEHVNLKLLVGIVKGWVIAPVFAGAISYVLITFLA
- the tgtA gene encoding tRNA guanosine(15) transglycosylase TgtA, which codes for MVEFKFEVRARDAAGRIGKLTVNGKTIETPAIMPVINPKQLIVTPRELEEMGFGMVITNSYIIYKTPELREKALDVGIHRLLNYDGIIEVDSGSFQLMRYGGVDVTNREIIEFQERIGVDIGTFLDIPTPPDAPREKAEEDLRITLERAREAEEVKNIAMNAAVQGSTYPDLRTYAARELSKMNFEIHPVGAVVPLMESYRYRDLVDVVIASKLGLRPDRPVHLFGAGHPMIFALAVAMGIDLFDSASYALYAKDDRYLTSEGTKRLEELEYFPCSCPVCSRYTPQELREMPKEERTRLLALHNLWVIREELNRVKQAIKEGTLWELVDERARSHPKMFAAYKRLLEYREYLEKNEPVTKASAFFKVSEEAMSWPIVQRAKERAERVAQKFPERVSHPIFGEIPKYLSLSYPFAQSEGEEDFTITKPAGGEARSYIMAIAEYQFGEGAGEAFRDAFVELSRKTGMPRQIKAKGKHLATFRAEDGLLTLGIEGARRLHEVLPFPRMRVVVNEDAEPFAKRGKNVFAKFVVDADPGIRPYDEVLVVNERDELLATGQTLLSGEELKVFQSGLAVKVRRGVGK